The genomic interval CTGGCCGTGCCGAGCGACTCCGTCATGCCGTCGCCGCCGTCCCGGAAGAAACTTGCCTGCGGGGTCACCGCGATGCCCGCCGCTGCCAGGGCTGCCAGCTGTTCGGGCCTGACCATGGAGGCGTGTTCAATCCGGTTCGGCAGCGCCCGGCGCCCGTATTTTGCGGTGCAGTCCGCCAGGATGCCGATGGCAAGGTCCACCGCCCGGTCGCCGATGGCATGCGCGGCGATGGCCCAGCCCGCAGCGTAGGCGGCCTCAATCCTGTCCCTGAGCTGGTCCGGATCGGCCTGGAAGTAACCCCGGTTGCCGGTGTTGTCGCGCTGGCCGTGGCTGCAGAAGTCCTCGGTGACGGCCGCGGTCTCCCCCAGCAGCGAGCCGTCCAGGAACACCTTGGCGGGGCCGAGCGCGAGGAAGTCGTTGCCGAAACCGCTCGCCATGCCCAGGTCCAGGCCAACAGTGTCCAAACCTGTCCCGAACCCGTCCAGGCCATGGAGGATGTCCAGCACTGGCATGACCTGCGCCCGGGCATGGAGCCTGCCGTTGGCGAGCGCGCGCTGGTATGCCGAGAGTTCTATGGGGCTGTGGCCGATCCAGCCGCCGCCGATGCCCGCTTCCGTAAAACTGGTGATGCCCTCCGACGCATAGTGCCGCGTGGCGCGGTCCAGGGCATCTTCCAGGGCATCGAGGGAGTACGGCAGGATGAGCTCCTGGATAAGCTGCTGCGCCGTTTCCTGGAGGAGGCCCGTGGGCCTGCCGCCGGCGTCGCGGACTATCACGCCGCCGTCGGGATCCGGGAACGACGGCGATTGCGCACCTGCCAGCCGCAAAGCGGCGTTGTTCACCACCGCCATATGCCCGGAGTTGTGCCGGATGAACAGCGGACGGCCGCCCGTGATCCGGTCCAGCACCGCTATGTCCGGGAAAGCCCCGCCGTGGTGGTGCTGGCTGAAGCCGTTGGCCATGAGCCAGCCACCGCCCTCGCCGGACCCGGCCGCTGCTGACCCGGCCGCTGCTGACCCGGCCGCTCCGGGATCCACGGCTGTTTCCGCCTCCAACAGCGCATACAGCTGGTCCAGCCCCCGGGCACCGGACACGTCGAGTTCCGCGAGGCCCAGGCCGAACCAGGCGGTGTGGCAGTGGGCGTCGATGAAGCCCGGCGTCACCGTGGCACCGTCCAGGTCCCGGACCTCGGACGCGGCCAGCCCGTCAAGGTCCCCGTCGAAGCCCACGATGCGTCCCTGCCACACACCCAGCGCGGTGGCGCGCGGACGGTCCGCGTCCATGGTGATGATGTCCGCGTTGCGCAGCAGGAGGTCGAGTTTCATGATCGGATTCCTGGCCTACCGGTGTGAGGTGGTCACGGACTTGATGCGGGTGTAGTCCTCCAGGCCGAAGACGGAGAGGTCCTTGCCAGTACCTGAGTGCTTGAAGCCGCCGTGCGGTGCCTCGGCCGGGATCACCTGGTGGCAGTTGATCCAGACGGCGCCGAAATCCAGTTCCATGGACACCCGGGTGACCACGCCATGGTTCTCGGACCAGACGCTGGAGGCCAGCGCGTACTTGGTGCCGTTGGCGAGCTCGATGGCCTGTTCCTCCGTGGTGAAGGGCTGCACGGTGAGCACGGGACCGAAGATCTCGTCGCACACCACTTCGTCGCTCTGGAAGACGCCGTCGATCACTGTGGGCTCGAAGTAGTAGCCGGCGCCGGTGCGCTTCCCGCCGGAGAGGACCGTGGCGTTGGCCGGCAGCCGGGTCATAAAGCCCTCCACCCGTTCAAGCTGCGCGGCGCTGTTCAGCGGGCCGAGGTCCGCGTCGTCGCCGCCCACGGTGAGTGCGGCCGCCGCGGCTCCGAGGGCGGCGGCGAACTCGGCGTGGATGGACTGTTCCACCAGCACGCGGGTGACTGCTGTGCAGTCCTGGCCGGCGTTGAAGAAGGCGCTCAGCGCGATTTCCTGTGCGGTCCGGGCAATATCCACGTCCGCGAAGACGATCGCGGGTGCCTTGCCGCCGAGCTCGAGGTGGACGTCCTTGAGCGTTTTGGCCGCGGCGGACATCACCTGTGCCCCGGCGCGGGTGGATCCGGTGATGGAGACCATCTCCGGGATCTCGTGCTCAACCATGGCGGCACCGGCGTCGCGGCCGCCGCAGACAACGTTCACGACGCCGGCCGGGAACACTTCCTGGGCCAGCTCGCCCAGCACCACGGTGGACCACGGCGTGGTGTCTGCCGGTTTGAGGACCAGGGTGTTGCCGGCGGCGAGGGCCGGGCCGATCTTCCAGATGGCCATCATGAAGGGGTAGTTCCACGGGGTGATCTGTGCGACCACGCCCAGCGGTTCCCGCCGGATGGAGGAAGTGAAGCCCTCGACGTACTCCGTGGACGCCGTGCCGGATACCACCCGGCAGGCACCGGCGAAGAAGCGCAGCTGGTCGGCGCTCCGCAGGATCTCAAGCTCGCGGGTCGCGGCACGGGGCTTTCCGGTGCACGCCACTTCGGCCTCCAGCAGGCGGTCCACGTTGGCTTCGATGAGGTCCGCGAGCTTGAGCAGCATGGCCTGGCGTTCGCCCGGCGTCGTGCGCTTGTAGCTCTTGAATGCCTGCTGCGCGGCCTGGAAGGCGAGGTCGACGGCGGCCGTATCGCTGTCCGGGGCGGTGCCGATCTGGAGTCCCGTTGCCGGGTCGAAGAAGGGCAGGCTGGCCGGGGCGTCAACGGCCTGGCCGTTGATGATGTTCTTAAGCGTGATCACGTGGGGCTCCAGTCAGTTGCTCTTGGGGGAACGGGTGGTGGGATCCTGCGGCAGGTGCAGCACGGCGGGCAGACCGGACTCGACGGCGCGGCGGAACGCACCGGCGAAGTCCTCCGCCTTTTCAATCCGCTCGCCGTAGCCGCCGTGGGAGCGGGCCAGTGCGGCGAAGTCGGGGTTGGTCATGTGAGTGCCGGAGGGGCGGCCCGGGTAGTGGGCTTCCTGGTGTTCGCGGATGGTGGCGAAGATGCCGTTGTCCACCACCAGCACGATGAACGTCGCGCCGTGGCCCATGGCGGTGGCGATTTCCTGGCCGTTCATCATGAAGCAGCCATCACCGGCCACAGAAATGACCTGCCGGCCCGGGTAGGCCAGCGAGGCGGCCACCGCTGCCGGGATGCCCATGCCCATGGCGCCGTTCCGGGGCGCCGCCAGGGAGTTGGCGCTGTTGTGCTGCAGGTAGCGGGCCGGCCACAGGGCGTGGTTGCCAGCGCCGAACGTCACGACGGCGTCGTCGGCCATTTCCTGCTTGAGGATTTCCATCACGACGCCGAGGTCCACGCCGGTACCGCCGTCCGGCTGGGCGGAGGAGAACTTGAGGTAGTCGGCACGGGCGTCGGCGAACCAGCCGGCCGCCGGCCGCACGGCGGACTCCAAGCCGGCCAGCACTGTGGAGAACGCCGTGACGTCGGCGGTGATGTGCTGGTCCATCCGGCCGAAGTGGCCCAGGAGATCGGCGTCTGCGTTGACCACTACGGTGTGGGCGTCGAGGCCGCGCGTGTAACCGTCGGAGAGAACGTCGCCGCGGACGCAGCCGAGGAAGACGATCAGGTCCGCCGCGTCCAGCCGTGCGGCATTGGCGTCGCTGCGGCCGTAGCCTAGGAAACCGGCGTAGGCGTCGGAACGGTGCGGAACGGCGTCGTAGGCGCGGAAATCCGCGACGACGGGGATGCCGTGGCGGGCAGCCCAGCCGGCCAGCGCTTCGCCGGATTCCTGCGTCCAGCCTTCGCCGCCCACCACGATTAGGGGCTTTCTAGCGCCGGCGAGCCGGGCTTCGAGCTCTGCCAGGTCCGGGGCGGCCGGGGCCGGGCGGGAGGCCTTGCGCGGTTCCACGGTCCCGGATTCAATGGCGTGGACCAGGACGTCTTCGGGGAGTCCGATCACCACGGGTCCGGGGCGTCCGCTCAGTGCGGTGAAGATGGCGTCGTCCACCACACGGGCGGCGGAAGCGGCGTCGTCGAGCGTTACCACTTTCTTGGCGGTGCTGCCGAACCAGGCGTTGAGGTCGAATTCCTGGAACGATTCGCGGCCGCGGTCCGCCACGGGGATGAGGCCCACGAACAGGATCATGGGGGTGGCGTCCTGGTGGGCGGTGTGGATGGCGATGAACGCGTTGGCCGCACCGGGGCCCCGCGTCACCATGGCCACACCGGGCAGCTCCGTGAGCCGGCCCTCGGCGAGTGCCATGAACCCGGCGCCGCCTTCATGCCTGGTCACCACGGTTTCAATCGAGGAGCCGTGCAGGCCGTCCAGGACATCCAGGAAGCTTTCGCCAGGGACGCCGTAAACGCGCTGGACGCCGGCACGTTCGAGCTGGGCGACAATCAGGTGCCCGGCAGTGGTTGTTGTACTCAATGCTTCATACCTTCTTCTTCGATACTGAGGGCTGGCAGGAAGATGCCGGACATCGCGGTCATGATGGAAACCACCAGCAGGATGATGGCGCCTGGCCAGAATGAGTTGCCACTGGCAGCCACGAGGGCCGTGGCAATCAGCGGCACGAAGCCGGAGATGACGCCGGCGCTATTGGACGTGATGGCGACGCCGGTGTAGCGGACACGGGTGGCGAACAGGGCCGTTAGGGCTGTGCCCGAGACGGCGTAGGGAATGGACAGGGTGGCCACGCCGATGATCATGGCGCCGATGACCAGCACCGGGTTCGCGGTGTTGATGGCCAGGAAGACCGGGACGGCCACGAGTGCGGAAGCCACGCCGTCCCAAAGGATTACCTTGCTGGCCCCGTACTTCTCGCCCATGCGTCCGGCCCAGATGAGGACGAAGATCTCGAAGACCGCGGCGAGGAGCGAGCCCAGCAAAAGGGTTTCGTAGGGCATCTTGAGGACCTTGGTGCCGTAGTAGACCACAAAGCTGGTGATGAGGTAGAAGCCGCCGATGCCCAGCAGCGCGGAGCACATGCCCACCAGGATCTGCCGCCAGCTGTTCTTCAGGACGCCACGGATGGGCGCATGTTCGGTCTCGCCGGCTTCCATCAGGGCTTCGAATTCAGGGGATTCACTGAGCCGGCTGCGGATCCACATGGAGATGGCCAGCAGCGGGATGGCCGCGACGAACGGAATGCGCCAGCCCCAGGCGTCGAAGTTGGTCTGGCCCACGAGGTAGAGCATGCCGAAGAAGCCGCCGGAGGACAGGATGGTGCCGATCGGGGAACCGATCTGCGGCAGCGCCGCGTAGCGTGCACGCTTGGCAACGGGGGCGTTTTCGACGGCGATAATCACCGCACCGCTCCATTCGCCGCCTACTGCCAGGCCCTGCAGGATGCGCAGCGCCACCAGGATGATGGGAGCCGCGACGCCGATGGTCATGTAGTTCGGCAGGAGCCCGATCAGGCCGGTCACAACGCCGATGCCCACGATGGTGACCATGAGGATCTTTTTCCGGCCCACCTTATCCCCGAGCGAGCCGAAAATGAAGCCGCCGATGGGGCGTGCCACGAAGCCTACAGCGAGCGTGGCGAAGGAGCTCATGGCGGCCACAAAGGGGTCATCGGAAACGAAGTACTGGGCATTGAACACCAGTGCCGCGGCGGTGGTGAACAAGAAGAAGTCGTACCACTCAAGGGCTGTGCCAACCAGGGCTGCCAGGGCCACCTTGCGGGTGACATTCTCATCCACGATCCGCGGGACCTGCTGGTCCACGCCCGTCGCCGTGCTGTCGTTGATTGCCATGAATACTCCAGATAGAAACTGACCGGATGGTGCGGGCCTCCAGCCTGCTTGCCGCTTGTTGCATGATGCGGCTCACCTTGGGGCGTGAATCCATTCTTCCAGTAGGTTCGTCCAAAAAAACTAGCAATGCACCACGGGATCTTGGTTCTAGAATGTGGAAATGCACAATGATCAGGATTATGGCGCCCGTTGGGGCGAGCTGGTGGAGCGGCTGCACGGCCGCGTCGACGAACTGGCAGAGCTGTTTTTGGCGCGGGTGCACGAGATCCCCGAGTACGCCGGCAGCACTGTGGGCATGGCGGAACTGCGGGACACCGCGCGCGAAACGTTCCACCGCCTGGTGGATGGGCTGCGCGACAAGGAACTGCAGCAGTCCGGACGCCACGGCGATCACGACTCGCTGATGCGGTTCTCGTTGGAGCTGGGCGCGAAAAGGGCACGCGCCGGAATCTCACCCGAGGCCCTCACCTCCGCCGTCCGGCTTGACTTCAGCATTCTGTGGGAGGACCTGCTGCAGATCTCCGAGCCGCAGGACGCGCCGCTGCTCACGTCGCGGGTGGACCGGGTGTGGCGGGTGGTGGACGAGTTCGCCGCGCACACACACTCCAGCTATTCGGCCGAGCGGGTCCGCATGGCCCAGGAGGAATCCAATATCCGGCGCGAATTCATCGCCCGGCTGTTCAGCAAGTCCGAGCTCTCGGCGGACACCATCAGCCAGGCGTCCGCCGCCCTGGTTACCGACCCCGACGCCCGGTACTCGATTGTGGCCGCTAGCGCGGAGGCAGCCACCAAGCTCCGCGCCTTTGCCCAGGGGCCCCAGTCCTCGCAGCGGCTTTTTGTCCACGAGTTCGGCGGCAGCACGTATGTCTTCTGGCAATTGGGTAAGGCCACGGCCGGCGGCCGGCATCCCGCGCGGCCGTTTATCCCGGCCGGCATCGCCGGGATCCCCTGCGGCTATGTGGAAAGTTTCTCCGGGCTCCGCGGCCTCCCGTCGGCCGCCCGGACCGCCGAGCGGCTGGCCCTGCTGCTCCACCCGTCGGACCGGGGACCCCTGACGGCCGCCGCGGCGTGGGCCCGGCTGGCCAAACAACAGCTCCAGGACGCCGGCCTGGACCTGTGGGCTGACCTGGACGCGGCACTCTCACCGTGCCGCGGCGGAGAACGCGAACGCCTCGAGGAGACGGTGCGCCATTTCCTGTCCACAGGCAACATCACCACCACGGCCCAGGTCCTCTTCTGCCACCGGAACACCATCCTCAACCGGCTTAACCGGTTCCAGGAGCTGACCGGAATCGACCTTGCCGTTCCCGCCCAGGTGGCCAGGCTGGTAGTGGCGTGGGCCTAACGTCTGCGAGCGCCACTATGCGCGGCGCCTGCCCAAGCCACGTCCCCTTGACCGTGGGCCGCAACGGTGCCGTAATGAAGTTGAGTGGAGGAGGACGATCGTGGACGTCTTGGAATCCGTGTCCAAGGGAATGCGCGTTGTGGATGCGTCGGGCGATGATATCGGTGCCGTTGAGCGCATCGTTCCGCCCAACACTAAGGCAGAAGTGTTCGAAGAAGCCGCCACGGCTTCCGAACAGGATTTGATCAACCTCGGGCTGAGTGCTGTCTTCGGCAGGGAACCGAAAGTACCCGAGCTGATGGCCCGGCGGTTGTTCCATTCGGGCTACATCAAAATCGATGCCCGCGGATTCTGGGCCAGCGACTCCTATGCGGCTGCGGATGCCATCAACCGGGTCGAAGACGGAAAGGTGTACCTGAGCCTGACCCGGCACGAACTTTCTGCCCAGGTGTGACGCACTGATCCGGCGCAGCCGCCCGACCGGTGGTGGCCTGCGCGTAGCGGCCCGTTAATACCCTGAGGGGTGTTTTGTGTGAACTCACATTTATCGGCGTTTTCTGGTGGATTTTTAGCCATTGAACTGTGATGGCCGACACAGAATAGTTGGTAACTACCTGCACCGGACAATCGTCCCCGCACCCCATCTGGAGAACTGATGGCCAACATGGTAAATACCACCACCGCCGCTGCTACGGCACGGCTGGACCTCACAAAAATGCGCAAAATCGCCCTCGCCAGCGTGATCGGCACCACCGTCGAGTGGTACGACCTCTTCGTTTTCGGAACAGCATCCGCGCTCGTCTTCAACAAAATCTTCTTCCCCAGCTTCGACCCGCTGGTGGGCACCATGCTCGCATTCGGCACGTTCGCCTCGGCCTACATCGCCCGCATGGTGGGTGCCATCATCTTCGGCCACTTCGGGGACAGGCTGGGACGCAAGTCCATGCTCCTGATCTCGCTCCTGACCATGGGCGCCGCCACGTTTGCCATCGGCCTGCTGCCGGACTACAACAGCATCGGCATCATGGCCCCGCTGCTCCTCCTCTTCCTCCGCGTCATCCAGGGCCTGGCCCTGGGCGGCGAATGGGGCGGAGCCGTGCTGATGACAGTGGAACACGCACCTGCCTCACAGCGCGGGTTCTACGGTTCCCTGGTCCAGGTGGGCGTGCCCGCCGGAACACTGATCGCCAACGTGGCGTTCCTGATCGTCGCCTCAACCGTCAGCACTGAGGCACTGCTCAGCTGGGGCTGGCGCATCCCGTTCCTCGCCTCCGCGCTCCTGGTGGCCGTGGGCATCTACATCCGGCTCCACATTGAAGAGACCCCCTCATTCCAGGCGGTCAAGGATGCCGGCGCCAAAGCCAAGCTGCCCTTCGCGGCCCTGATGGCCAAGTACTGGAAGCAGGTCATCCTGGGCGGCGTTGCCACCCTTTCAACAGGCAGTACGTTCACGCTCCTGGTTGCTTCCGGTGTCTCCTACGGCAAGAAGGAACTCGGCCACTCCGAGAGCCTGATGCTGTGGGTGGTCCTGGCCTCGTGCGCCTTGTGCTTCGTCCTCATCCCGTTCTTCGGACGACTCTCGGACAAATACGGCCGCAAACCCATCATCTTCGCGGGCGTCGCAGCCGAGGCAGCCCTGGCCTTCCCCATGTTCTGGATGATGGACACGAAATCTGTGGCGCTCCTCTTCATCGCCTACCTGGCCATGATGACCGCGTTCGCCGCCAACTACGGCCCCATCGCCACGTTCCTGGCCGAGCTGTTCGGTTCAAAGGTCCGCTACTCCGGCCTGTCCGTGGCGTACATGCTCTCAGGACTCCTGGGCAGCGCCGCGACACCGTTCATCACCACCTGGCTCCTGGGCGTCACGCACCAGAGCTCGTCCATCGCCTGGTACATCATGGGAGCCTCCCTGGTCTCGCTCGGGGCGCTCGTGATCCTGACGGAGACCCGCTACGGCAACATCGACGCCGTCGACGAGTCCCCCGTTGAGGCGGCGGCGAAGTGACGCCAGCCTCCACTGCGGGGACCATCCGGAGGATCGCTGAGATCCCCGGCGGGGCGGCCGCGGTCGGCCCCTTCTCCCAGGCAGTGGTGGCCAACGGGTTCGTATTCACGGCCGGCCAGATCCCCGCCATCACGGGACTGGACAACCAGCCCGAAACGTTCGAGGAACAGGTCCGCCAGACACTCCGGAACCTCACCGCGGTGCTGGAGGCCGCCGGATCCGGGCTGGCCCATGTGGTCAAAGTCAACACCTACCTCACTGACCCGGGGCAGCTGGAGGAGTACAACCGCGTCTACGCGGAGTTCTTCGGCGACGCAAAGCCGGCACGCACGTCCGTCTGTGTCAGCCTCTGGGGAGTCTCCCTGGAAATCGAATGTGTTGCGGTCCTGGCTGAGGCGGGACGGTGAGCAGCAAGGTCCTGGCAGGCACGCAGGTCC from Pseudarthrobacter sp. SSS035 carries:
- a CDS encoding amidohydrolase → MKLDLLLRNADIITMDADRPRATALGVWQGRIVGFDGDLDGLAASEVRDLDGATVTPGFIDAHCHTAWFGLGLAELDVSGARGLDQLYALLEAETAVDPGAAGSAAAGSAAAGSGEGGGWLMANGFSQHHHGGAFPDIAVLDRITGGRPLFIRHNSGHMAVVNNAALRLAGAQSPSFPDPDGGVIVRDAGGRPTGLLQETAQQLIQELILPYSLDALEDALDRATRHYASEGITSFTEAGIGGGWIGHSPIELSAYQRALANGRLHARAQVMPVLDILHGLDGFGTGLDTVGLDLGMASGFGNDFLALGPAKVFLDGSLLGETAAVTEDFCSHGQRDNTGNRGYFQADPDQLRDRIEAAYAAGWAIAAHAIGDRAVDLAIGILADCTAKYGRRALPNRIEHASMVRPEQLAALAAAGIAVTPQASFFRDGGDGMTESLGTARLGWAYRAATFLAAGVTLAGSSDRPVADGSVLKGMQAFVDRRMASGGVFGNPDERLTPFQALAAYTTGAAAAAGTSHIKGALTPGKLADFTILSGSPLTTVNIADLRVLATAVGGSFTYQADAPPAGPTLQQPLTTTAPITTVHRGTP
- a CDS encoding gamma-aminobutyraldehyde dehydrogenase; translated protein: MITLKNIINGQAVDAPASLPFFDPATGLQIGTAPDSDTAAVDLAFQAAQQAFKSYKRTTPGERQAMLLKLADLIEANVDRLLEAEVACTGKPRAATRELEILRSADQLRFFAGACRVVSGTASTEYVEGFTSSIRREPLGVVAQITPWNYPFMMAIWKIGPALAAGNTLVLKPADTTPWSTVVLGELAQEVFPAGVVNVVCGGRDAGAAMVEHEIPEMVSITGSTRAGAQVMSAAAKTLKDVHLELGGKAPAIVFADVDIARTAQEIALSAFFNAGQDCTAVTRVLVEQSIHAEFAAALGAAAAALTVGGDDADLGPLNSAAQLERVEGFMTRLPANATVLSGGKRTGAGYYFEPTVIDGVFQSDEVVCDEIFGPVLTVQPFTTEEQAIELANGTKYALASSVWSENHGVVTRVSMELDFGAVWINCHQVIPAEAPHGGFKHSGTGKDLSVFGLEDYTRIKSVTTSHR
- a CDS encoding thiamine pyrophosphate-dependent enzyme, with product MSTTTTAGHLIVAQLERAGVQRVYGVPGESFLDVLDGLHGSSIETVVTRHEGGAGFMALAEGRLTELPGVAMVTRGPGAANAFIAIHTAHQDATPMILFVGLIPVADRGRESFQEFDLNAWFGSTAKKVVTLDDAASAARVVDDAIFTALSGRPGPVVIGLPEDVLVHAIESGTVEPRKASRPAPAAPDLAELEARLAGARKPLIVVGGEGWTQESGEALAGWAARHGIPVVADFRAYDAVPHRSDAYAGFLGYGRSDANAARLDAADLIVFLGCVRGDVLSDGYTRGLDAHTVVVNADADLLGHFGRMDQHITADVTAFSTVLAGLESAVRPAAGWFADARADYLKFSSAQPDGGTGVDLGVVMEILKQEMADDAVVTFGAGNHALWPARYLQHNSANSLAAPRNGAMGMGIPAAVAASLAYPGRQVISVAGDGCFMMNGQEIATAMGHGATFIVLVVDNGIFATIREHQEAHYPGRPSGTHMTNPDFAALARSHGGYGERIEKAEDFAGAFRRAVESGLPAVLHLPQDPTTRSPKSN
- a CDS encoding MFS transporter, encoding MAINDSTATGVDQQVPRIVDENVTRKVALAALVGTALEWYDFFLFTTAAALVFNAQYFVSDDPFVAAMSSFATLAVGFVARPIGGFIFGSLGDKVGRKKILMVTIVGIGVVTGLIGLLPNYMTIGVAAPIILVALRILQGLAVGGEWSGAVIIAVENAPVAKRARYAALPQIGSPIGTILSSGGFFGMLYLVGQTNFDAWGWRIPFVAAIPLLAISMWIRSRLSESPEFEALMEAGETEHAPIRGVLKNSWRQILVGMCSALLGIGGFYLITSFVVYYGTKVLKMPYETLLLGSLLAAVFEIFVLIWAGRMGEKYGASKVILWDGVASALVAVPVFLAINTANPVLVIGAMIIGVATLSIPYAVSGTALTALFATRVRYTGVAITSNSAGVISGFVPLIATALVAASGNSFWPGAIILLVVSIMTAMSGIFLPALSIEEEGMKH
- a CDS encoding helix-turn-helix domain-containing protein, yielding MHNDQDYGARWGELVERLHGRVDELAELFLARVHEIPEYAGSTVGMAELRDTARETFHRLVDGLRDKELQQSGRHGDHDSLMRFSLELGAKRARAGISPEALTSAVRLDFSILWEDLLQISEPQDAPLLTSRVDRVWRVVDEFAAHTHSSYSAERVRMAQEESNIRREFIARLFSKSELSADTISQASAALVTDPDARYSIVAASAEAATKLRAFAQGPQSSQRLFVHEFGGSTYVFWQLGKATAGGRHPARPFIPAGIAGIPCGYVESFSGLRGLPSAARTAERLALLLHPSDRGPLTAAAAWARLAKQQLQDAGLDLWADLDAALSPCRGGERERLEETVRHFLSTGNITTTAQVLFCHRNTILNRLNRFQELTGIDLAVPAQVARLVVAWA
- a CDS encoding MFS transporter, with translation MANMVNTTTAAATARLDLTKMRKIALASVIGTTVEWYDLFVFGTASALVFNKIFFPSFDPLVGTMLAFGTFASAYIARMVGAIIFGHFGDRLGRKSMLLISLLTMGAATFAIGLLPDYNSIGIMAPLLLLFLRVIQGLALGGEWGGAVLMTVEHAPASQRGFYGSLVQVGVPAGTLIANVAFLIVASTVSTEALLSWGWRIPFLASALLVAVGIYIRLHIEETPSFQAVKDAGAKAKLPFAALMAKYWKQVILGGVATLSTGSTFTLLVASGVSYGKKELGHSESLMLWVVLASCALCFVLIPFFGRLSDKYGRKPIIFAGVAAEAALAFPMFWMMDTKSVALLFIAYLAMMTAFAANYGPIATFLAELFGSKVRYSGLSVAYMLSGLLGSAATPFITTWLLGVTHQSSSIAWYIMGASLVSLGALVILTETRYGNIDAVDESPVEAAAK
- a CDS encoding RidA family protein yields the protein MTPASTAGTIRRIAEIPGGAAAVGPFSQAVVANGFVFTAGQIPAITGLDNQPETFEEQVRQTLRNLTAVLEAAGSGLAHVVKVNTYLTDPGQLEEYNRVYAEFFGDAKPARTSVCVSLWGVSLEIECVAVLAEAGR